A part of Nocardioides sp. WS12 genomic DNA contains:
- a CDS encoding ABC transporter ATP-binding protein, which produces MSLAADSSRSLRLTALTKEFSTFTAVKALDLEIPAGKFFALLGPSGCGKTTTLRMVAGLDVPTSGTIHLGDDEITYEKPYRRPVNTVFQNYALFPHLDIHENVAFGLRRRKAKDVDEQVKAMLELVELEGQARKKPPMLSGGQQQRVALARALINRPEVLLLDEPLGALDLKLRRGMQIEIKRIQTEVGLTFVHVTHDQEEAMTMADTIAVMNSGEIEQMGSPAELYENPRTTFVANFLGQSNLIAGTVSNAGSDVVKVDMQGTQVSIPAGRAHVQSGAGWVGIRPEKVLIAPEGEPIDAPGNHMQGGVVTDVSFVGVSTQYLVRMPWGQELMSFEQNTGARGIIARGTKVDVSWRPEFSFLLPASQDVNAGAVEES; this is translated from the coding sequence CTTCGCCCTGCTCGGCCCGTCGGGATGCGGGAAGACCACCACCCTGCGCATGGTGGCCGGCCTCGACGTACCGACCTCGGGCACCATCCACCTCGGCGACGACGAGATCACCTACGAGAAGCCGTACCGGCGCCCGGTCAACACCGTCTTCCAGAACTACGCCCTGTTCCCGCACCTCGACATCCACGAGAACGTCGCCTTCGGCCTGCGCCGGCGCAAGGCCAAGGACGTCGACGAACAGGTCAAGGCCATGCTGGAACTCGTCGAACTCGAGGGCCAGGCCCGCAAGAAGCCGCCAATGCTTTCGGGCGGCCAACAGCAGCGGGTGGCCCTGGCCCGGGCGTTGATCAACCGACCCGAGGTACTGCTCCTCGACGAACCCCTCGGTGCCCTGGACCTCAAACTGCGACGAGGGATGCAGATCGAGATCAAGCGGATCCAGACCGAGGTCGGCCTCACCTTCGTGCACGTCACGCACGACCAGGAAGAAGCAATGACCATGGCCGACACGATCGCGGTCATGAACAGCGGCGAGATCGAGCAGATGGGCTCGCCGGCCGAGCTCTACGAGAACCCGCGCACCACCTTCGTCGCCAACTTCCTCGGCCAGTCCAACCTGATCGCCGGCACCGTGAGCAACGCCGGCAGCGACGTGGTGAAGGTCGACATGCAGGGCACCCAGGTCTCGATCCCCGCGGGGCGGGCCCACGTGCAGAGCGGTGCGGGCTGGGTCGGCATCCGGCCGGAGAAGGTCCTCATCGCCCCCGAGGGCGAACCAATCGACGCACCCGGCAACCACATGCAGGGCGGGGTGGTCACCGACGTCAGCTTCGTGGGGGTCAGCACCCAGTACCTCGTCCGGATGCCATGGGGCCAGGAGTTGATGTCCTTCGAGCAGAACACCGGCGCCCGCGGCATCATCGCGCGGGGCACGAAGGTCGACGTGTCGTGGCGCCCGGAGTTCTCCTTCCTGCTGCCCGCGAGCCAGGACGTCAACGCCGGCGCGGTGGAGGAGTCCTGA
- a CDS encoding ABC transporter permease yields MRRGRFTGYWLMLPAVVWLGLFFVIPFLSLLATSLYDPEGSVLTGYDVTYRFANFTDALGEFWQPLWRSLWYAGVATVICLVLGYVLAYAIAFKAGRWRTLLLVLVIAPFFTSFLVRTLSWKLILADDGFVVDALQTVHLMGEDGRLLATPVAVIAGLVYNFLPFMVLPLYASLEKIDGRLIEAAGDLYASPTRGFLKVTLPLSMPGVVAGTLLTFIPAAGDYINARLLGSPNQRMVGNVIQDLFTSTGDYAAAGALSVILMAIIVVMVMVYIRKAGTEDLL; encoded by the coding sequence ATGCGAAGGGGGCGGTTCACCGGCTACTGGCTGATGCTGCCGGCCGTCGTCTGGCTCGGGCTCTTCTTCGTCATCCCGTTCCTCTCGCTCCTCGCGACCAGCCTCTACGACCCCGAGGGCTCCGTCCTGACCGGGTACGACGTCACGTACCGCTTCGCGAACTTCACCGACGCGCTCGGGGAGTTCTGGCAGCCCCTGTGGCGCTCGCTCTGGTACGCCGGCGTCGCGACCGTGATCTGCCTGGTGCTCGGCTACGTCCTCGCGTATGCGATCGCCTTCAAGGCCGGCCGGTGGCGCACCTTGTTGCTGGTCCTGGTGATCGCACCGTTCTTCACCAGCTTCCTGGTCCGCACCCTGTCGTGGAAGCTGATCCTGGCCGACGACGGGTTCGTGGTGGACGCACTGCAGACGGTGCACCTGATGGGTGAGGACGGCCGGTTGCTGGCCACGCCCGTCGCCGTGATCGCCGGGCTGGTCTACAACTTCCTGCCCTTCATGGTGCTCCCCCTCTATGCCAGCCTGGAGAAGATCGACGGCCGGCTGATCGAGGCGGCCGGCGACCTCTACGCCTCCCCGACCCGCGGCTTCCTCAAGGTGACCCTGCCGCTGTCGATGCCGGGCGTGGTCGCCGGGACCCTGCTCACCTTCATCCCCGCAGCCGGCGACTACATCAACGCGAGGCTGCTCGGCAGCCCGAACCAGCGGATGGTCGGCAACGTCATCCAGGACCTGTTCACCAGCACCGGCGACTACGCGGCAGCCGGTGCACTCTCGGTGATCCTGATGGCCATCATCGTGGTGATGGTCATGGTCTACATCCGCAAGGCCGGGACGGAGGACCTGCTGTGA
- a CDS encoding ABC transporter permease produces the protein MTGLQRAGRWIGDHLVMAAGALVLVYMFVPIAVVMLMSFNDNSKSRNVYAFQSFTLDNWANPCKPDGMCAAVVRSVEIGLLATVVATILGTLAAFALVRHSFAGRSAINTIIFLPMASPEIVMGSSLLALFVSAGFGGRLGFWTIFIAHVMFCLSFVIVTVKARLAGLDENLEQAAMDLYANEATTFWRITFPLVFPGIAAAALLSFSLSFDDFIITNLNAGQTVTFPMFVWGVSQRGIPMQVNVVGTAMFLISMFLVLGNMLATRKPKPVA, from the coding sequence GTGACCGGACTGCAACGAGCCGGACGATGGATCGGCGACCACCTGGTGATGGCGGCCGGGGCGCTCGTCCTCGTCTACATGTTCGTCCCCATCGCCGTCGTGATGCTGATGAGCTTCAACGACAACAGCAAGTCCCGCAACGTCTATGCGTTCCAGAGCTTCACGCTCGACAACTGGGCCAATCCCTGCAAGCCCGATGGCATGTGCGCCGCGGTCGTGCGCAGCGTCGAGATCGGGCTGCTCGCCACCGTCGTCGCCACCATCCTCGGGACGCTCGCGGCCTTCGCGCTCGTCCGGCACAGCTTCGCCGGGCGCTCGGCCATCAACACGATCATCTTCCTGCCGATGGCCTCCCCCGAGATCGTGATGGGGTCCTCGCTGCTCGCCCTGTTCGTCTCAGCGGGCTTCGGCGGTCGACTCGGGTTCTGGACGATCTTCATCGCCCACGTGATGTTCTGCCTGTCCTTCGTCATCGTGACCGTCAAGGCACGCCTGGCCGGGCTGGACGAAAACCTCGAACAAGCGGCGATGGACCTCTACGCCAACGAGGCGACCACCTTCTGGCGGATCACCTTCCCGCTCGTGTTCCCCGGCATCGCGGCAGCGGCGCTGCTGAGCTTCTCGCTGTCCTTCGACGACTTCATCATCACCAACCTCAACGCCGGCCAGACGGTCACGTTCCCGATGTTCGTCTGGGGCGTCTCGCAGCGCGGTATTCCGATGCAGGTCAACGTCGTCGGCACCGCGATGTTCCTGATCTCGATGTTCCTGGTTCTCGGCAACATGCTCGCCACCCGCAAGCCCAAGCCCGTGGCGTAG